A window from Shewanella livingstonensis encodes these proteins:
- the yjgA gene encoding ribosome biogenesis factor YjgA, translating to MKIVGDSELFQQPYDNDDNYVSRTGVKKESEDAQALGMRLIALSKTQLDKMGLDEFLYDAILKTKLIKQKTEAYRRHMQYIGKLMRGFEHEPIEAALDKVLNKNNNEAAQIQIFEKMRERLLANGDDEVQVLLDLHPQLDRQKMRQLIRQTNKELAKGTESKSSKELFKYLRAEIKD from the coding sequence ATGAAAATTGTTGGCGATTCAGAGCTATTTCAGCAGCCCTATGATAATGATGACAACTATGTCAGCAGAACAGGTGTTAAAAAAGAAAGTGAGGATGCTCAAGCACTTGGCATGCGTTTGATTGCCCTGAGCAAAACTCAATTAGACAAAATGGGTTTAGATGAGTTTCTATATGATGCAATTCTAAAAACAAAACTAATTAAACAAAAAACCGAAGCCTATCGCCGCCATATGCAATATATTGGTAAATTGATGCGCGGATTTGAGCATGAACCTATTGAAGCCGCACTCGATAAAGTGTTGAACAAAAACAATAATGAAGCCGCTCAGATACAAATTTTTGAAAAAATGCGTGAGCGTTTATTGGCTAATGGCGATGATGAGGTTCAAGTGTTACTGGATCTACATCCGCAACTTGATCGTCAAAAAATGCGTCAATTGATCCGCCAAACTAATAAAGAATTGGCTAAAGGTACTGAATCAAAATCATCAAAAGAATTGTTTAAGTATTTGCGCGCTGAAATAAAAGACTAA